From the genome of Amylibacter sp. IMCC11727:
GATATTTATCCACGCGTTGGGCGCACGATGGAATGGGACACAGCCGCTGGCCAAGCCGTGTTGCAAGGGGCGGGCGGTCGCGTGGTGCGATTTGATACCCATGAACCGCTGACCTATGGCAAACCAATCTTTGAAAACCCGTATTTCATCGCCTATGCTCCAGGGATGACCCTGCAAAAGGCTTAGCCCATGTCCACGCTTATTGTTATTCCAGCACGCTTTGCGTCCACGCGGTATCCTGGGAAACCGCTTGTTGAGCTGCGCGGTGCAACGGGTGTTGCAAAAAGCCTGATCCGTCGCAGTTGGGACGCCGCGATGAAGGTAAATGGCGTGGATCGCGTGGTTGTGGCGACGGACGATGATCGCATCAAAGAGGCTGCCGAAGCTTTTGGTGCAGAAGTGGTGATGACATCTGAATCCTGTCGCAACGGAACAGAACGCTGTGCCGATGTGATCGAACGGTTGGGTGAATCTTATGATATTGTCGCGAATTTGCAGGGGGATGCCCCGCTTACACCGCCATGGTTTGTGGAAAAGCTGGTCGAAGGGTTGGCCGCCGCACCCGAAGCCCATGTGGCAACGCCGATGTTACTGTGTTCCAAAGAGGCTTTGGCGAGCTTCAAAGAAGATCGAAAAAATGATCGGGTTGGGGGTACAACCGTTGTGTACGACAACAAAAAGCGTGCGCTGTATTTTTCCAAAGAGGTTATTCCTTTTGCTCCCGATCTGAATGTGCCCGTTTATCACCATGTTGGTGTTTATGCGTATCGCCCCGCGTCCTTGCGTGATTATGCTGCCTTGCCCGAAGGATTTTTGGAAAAACAAGAAGGGTTGGAACAGCTGCGGTTCATGGAAAATGGGTTGCATGTGCAATGCGTTGAAGTGGAAAATCCTGGCCAAGAGTTTTGGGAACTGAACAACCCCGAAGACGTGCCACGGGTTGAAAAGATACTGGTCCAATTGGGGCTTGAATGACCCAGTCGCCAACCGTCAGTTTGGTGATCGTGAGCCGAAAACGGCGGTCTTCTTTGCGGCGCACACTTGCCGCACTGCGGTTTCAAACGTTTGAAAATTTCGAAGTCGTCGTTGTATCAGATGCGCCAGACAGTGGATTTTTAAACGACCTGCCGTTTGCGCAAAACATCTGTCATTTGCATTTTGATGAACCGAATATTTCGGCGGCCCGAAATATTGGGATCGCGGCGTCCCGTGGTGACATCATTGCGTTTTGTGATGATGATGCTGTGCCTGATCCGTGTTGGTTGGAACGGCTTATTGCACCGTTTGAACACCCGAATGTTGCCAGTGCGGGTGGGTTTGTGCGTGCCCGCAATGGGATCGAATATCAGTGGAAAGCGTTGCTGACAGATTGCTGCGGGGATGACTCGCCTTTGACTGTGGACGAAGATACACCGTTTACGGCAGTGGTTTTTGACGGGACGCGGTGCGCAAAACTGCAAGGAACGAATTGTGCGTTTCGCAAAACAGCCTTGGATCAAATTGGCGGTTTTGATGACGGCATTCGCTTCTTTTTGGATGAGACAGATGTTTGTTGGCGGCTGGCGTTGGCTGGATATGACAGTGCCTTTGTTCCGATGGCGCAGGTGCACCATGGGTTTGCGGCCAGTGAACACCGATCTGCGGATCGTGCGCCAAAATCGCTGACGGAGCTGGGTACGAGCAAGGCGCGTTTTTTGAACAAACATGCGGAACCTGCTTTGCATGCGGGGTCAATACAGCAGTTCATCCAAGAACAACGCAATCGGCTGATCGCTTTGATGGTGGATGGGCGCATTGAACCGCGCGATGTTGCGTGTTTAATGACCAGTTTGCAGGATGGATTGAGTGAGGTTCGCACAGAAACAGCGCAGCAACCTCAAACAATGACTTCGCGCAGTTTCACACGGTTTGGACATACACGACCCGACCGATTTTTGGTTTTGGGCGGAAGTACGCTTTCAAAGCGGAAATTATTGAAAAAAGTGAAAAAAAACACAGAAATCAATTTGCCTCAGCTTGTAATGATCTTTTCGATCACCAGTTTGTTCCACAGACGTGATTTTGATGCGCGGGGGTTTTGGGTGCATTCTGGGGGAATATTTGGTAGATTTAATAGATCGGACCCTCTATTCCGTTTTGTTCGCCTGAATGAGCGTATCAAGATCGAGTTTGAAAGAGCAAAGAC
Proteins encoded in this window:
- a CDS encoding glycosyltransferase, with the protein product MTQSPTVSLVIVSRKRRSSLRRTLAALRFQTFENFEVVVVSDAPDSGFLNDLPFAQNICHLHFDEPNISAARNIGIAASRGDIIAFCDDDAVPDPCWLERLIAPFEHPNVASAGGFVRARNGIEYQWKALLTDCCGDDSPLTVDEDTPFTAVVFDGTRCAKLQGTNCAFRKTALDQIGGFDDGIRFFLDETDVCWRLALAGYDSAFVPMAQVHHGFAASEHRSADRAPKSLTELGTSKARFLNKHAEPALHAGSIQQFIQEQRNRLIALMVDGRIEPRDVACLMTSLQDGLSEVRTETAQQPQTMTSRSFTRFGHTRPDRFLVLGGSTLSKRKLLKKVKKNTEINLPQLVMIFSITSLFHRRDFDARGFWVHSGGIFGRFNRSDPLFRFVRLNERIKIEFERAKTVFPGTELRTIKIFRNFVLEMTKTGSN
- a CDS encoding manno-octulosonate cytidylyltransferase yields the protein MSTLIVIPARFASTRYPGKPLVELRGATGVAKSLIRRSWDAAMKVNGVDRVVVATDDDRIKEAAEAFGAEVVMTSESCRNGTERCADVIERLGESYDIVANLQGDAPLTPPWFVEKLVEGLAAAPEAHVATPMLLCSKEALASFKEDRKNDRVGGTTVVYDNKKRALYFSKEVIPFAPDLNVPVYHHVGVYAYRPASLRDYAALPEGFLEKQEGLEQLRFMENGLHVQCVEVENPGQEFWELNNPEDVPRVEKILVQLGLE